The following coding sequences are from one Brienomyrus brachyistius isolate T26 chromosome 2, BBRACH_0.4, whole genome shotgun sequence window:
- the LOC125719165 gene encoding uncharacterized protein LOC125719165 — translation MAGTLTRSDGVILTDVVLGLGEAMREMFPTPIIRVGVPSNGEEAVGAEAGEPGTGDGAGVCRRGGHRRELVSGVGLWVIGPGSAEQDRPKEDPQQDKRLHPIHRLFPEEGRGADPMLSLKVMDKELPFLVDTGATYSTLNVMPNQQHLSTTTVTVVGFSGEEQKLPVTKPVRVRLGGQTFLHPFVVSAAVPVNLLGRDMLVKLGASILCNADGLVVTLPEGTRLPCDGATGGTGQWLMQPVSQHPVADIYWGLLQPSPAGILAVYSAWRSWISLLEPYVPPPDPPHVTLFYDRNSIEWYGDLFSEQLEGHEWQVASQNIYVGPEGVASAVHLSPEQLPWYRMGEEAVPHVSLALHPKHQAKDLGPMVKRATSATDWVLTQIPQISYSPSCSSYCIQTKVTDTARLQHEQLSRDHGREKMDHPGAAALLASLPDSLWSTSPTDVGLVDCTPVDFLLHPSAGPLWVKQYQHKPAAEEGIAETVAGLLRAGVLEGSTSQWNTPILPVEKAGTGKYRMAHDLRAINELLLTPTVPVPNPYVALTNLTPSQTWFTCIDLANAFFSVPLAPHCRDVFSFTYRGCQFRYTRLPQGFALSPGIFNQVLKQSLQGCHLPDGVTLVQYVDDLLIAAPTAEAALEATRSVLLWLAEKGFKVSKDKIQVARTVVSFLGRVLSGKGTGLSPAHRSAILSHPKPIIVKDMLSFLGLTGYSRTYIADYTGLTQPLRALVRPHGLRSLSATLTWDQPAEEAFITLKQRLAQAADLALPDYSLPFHLDVSETGDVVNAVLFQKKGGERKVLMYISTKLDTTEQRHPSCTRHVAGVAKAVQKTAHIVMGHALHILTTHSVVAYVNSQTFTMTSLRQQRLSKILEAPHFTFVHEGINMADRMGGGAPHECEARVRKEEKVREDLAAEQIEGTEEWFTDGCCFRTESGSLQAGFAVVAREGLGFRTLKAERLEGAQSAQRAEIRAVIEALKLAEGKAVTLYSDSAYAVGAVHVELSQWLRAGFLTAGNKPIKHEADMRELAEALMLPEKIAVVKCKGHEGSGTVIARGNQAADAEAKVAAGYEVSRQMVTVEEELEGQGRLTSSRIRVMQAQASPEEKNMWAEKGGIETEGLWCNREGKPALPMGIRQQVIEEAHGVGHVGTGQMLHNLRAWWHPFLKDMVKEFVRSCEICALHNPRPTVKPEKGQFPACHRTGEEIVLDYTDMIIPVRGMRYVLMCVDAFSGWPEAWPTRREDGASVVKFLVNHYIPRHGFPERVRSDNGSHFKSEDLQKAERALGLKHAFGTVYHPQSQGKVERMNQTVKQKLAKICAQTKLNWVEALPLALMSIRCSINRGTGFTPFELQTGRQFPGPYGGLEGKPEQGGVSTAKAYYEELQVLVTDFSKQVQETRPGAQPAKPHTAEWVLLKVIKRKWSEPRWTGPFQVTERTSHAVRLKGKGETWYHWSQCAAVAEPSRSLAEIQEDLADSAKQPGSAEPAVTQVPAVGAE, via the exons ATGGCAGGGACACTTACTCGCAGCGACGGTGTGATTCTAACAGACGTAGTGCTGGGCTTGGGGGAAGCCATGCGGGAGATGTTCCCCACCCCAA TAATCAGGGTTGGGGTCCCCAGCAATGGGGAAGAGGCCGTGGGGGCCGAGGCCGGGGAGCCGGGAACTGGGGATGGGGCCGGGGTATGTCGCAGAGGTGGCCACCGCAGGGAGCTTGTTTCCGGTGTGGGGCTGTGGGTCATTGGGCCAGGGAGTGCGGAGCAGGACAGGCCCAAGGAGGACCCCCAGCAGGACAAGCGACTGCACCCAATCCACAGGCTGTTCCCGGAGGAGGGCA GGGGGGCAGACCCCATGCTGTCCCTAAAGGTCATGGACAAAGAACTGCCGTTCTTGGTGGACACAGGGGCCACATATTCGACTTTGAATGTGATGCCTAACCAACAACATCTTTCCACCACTACAGTGACCGTTGTGGGCTTCTCCGGGGAGGAGCAGAAACTGCCAGTGACTAAGCCTGTGAGAGTGCGGTTGGGGGGACAGACCTTTCTACACCCGTTTGTGGTCTCCGCTGCAGTGCCTGTGAACCTTCTGGGGCGGGACATGCTGGTGAAGCTGGGAGCTTCAATTCTGTGTAATGCTGATGGTTTGGTTGTCACCCTCCCCGAAGGGACCCGCCTGCCATGTGACGGAGCGACAGGCGGCACCGGGCAGTGGCTGATGCAACCTGTGTCACAACATCCGGTGGCTGACATCTACTGGGGCCTCCTGCAGCCTAGCCCGGCGGGTATCCTGGCGGTGTACTCCGCGTGGCGCTCCTGGATCTCCCTCCTGGAACCCTACGTTCCTCCGCCCGACCCCCCACATGTGACATTGTTTTATGACCGAAATTCCATAGAATGGTATGGGGACCTGTTTTCTGAGCAACTGGAAGGCCACGAGTGGCAAGTTGCTTCCCAAAACATTTATGTAGGTCCCGAGGGGGTGGCCTCAGCAGTCCACCTGTCTCCTGAGCAACTGCCCTGGTACAGGATGGGAGAGGAGGCGGTGCCACACGTCTCTCTCGCCCTACATCCTAAGCATCAGGCTAAAGATttaggcccaatggtgaaaagaGCCACTTCAGCTACGGACTGGGTTCTCACCCAGATCCCTCAAATCTCGTACTCCCCCTCCTGCAGTTCCTACTGTATTCAAACTAAGGTGACAGACACAGCCAGGTTACAGCATGAACAATTGTCTAGGGACCATGGTAGGGAAAAGATGGATCATCCCGGTGCAGCAGCACTACTGGCTTCTCTGCCAGACTCACTGTGGTCCACCAGCCCCACTGATGTTGGTTTGGTGGACTGCACGCCCGTCGACTTCCTACTGCACCCCAGTGCTGGACCCCTCTGGGTCAAGCAATATCAACACAAACCAGCGGCAGAGGAAGGGATAGCAGAGACTGTAGCCGGTCTCTTACGGGCGGGTGTATTAGAAGGGTCCACCTCTCAGTGGAATACTCCTATACTCCCAGTAGAGaaggcaggaacaggcaagtaTCGTATGGCGCACGACTTGCGTGCTATCAATGAGCTGCTGCTGACTCCCACTGTTCCGGTTCCTAATCCCTACGTCGCTCTCACCAATCTTACGCCGTCCCAAACATGGTTCACTTGCATTGATCTGGCTAATGCTTTCTTTTCTGTACCACTAGCACCCCACTGCAGGGACGTATTCTCGTTCACGTACAGGGGATGCCAGTTCAGGTACACGCGACTCCCACAGGGATTTGCTCtgtctcctgggattttcaaccaggtgttgaaGCAGTCGTTGCAGGGCTGCCATCTCCCGGATGGGGTCACCCTCGTCCAGTACGTCGATGACTTGCTTATCGCGGCCCCGACAGCGGAGGCGGCACTCGAGGCAACGCGGTCAGTGCTCCTCTGGCTGGCAGAAAAAGGATTTAAGGTCAGTAAGGATAAGATACAGGTGGCCCGGACGGTGGTGTCCTTCCTGGGAAGGGTCCTGTCAGGTAAGGGAACAGGGCTCTCTCCGGCCCATCGGTCAGCCATCCTGAGTCACCCTAAACCAATTATTGTGAAGGACATGTTGTCCTTTTTGGGACTGACCGGATACAGCCGAACTTACATTGCAGATTACACAGGTCTGACGCAACCACTGAGGGCTCTGGTGCGGCCACATGGCCTGCGGAGCCTCAGCGCCACTCTGACGTGGGATCAACCTGCAGAGGAGGCTTTCATCACTCTCAAGCAGAGGTTGGCTCAAGCAGCTGATTTGGCGTTACCTGATTATTCTCTCCCGTTTCATTTAGATGTTTCTGAAACTGGAGACGTCGTGAACGCCGTCTTGTTTCAGAAAAAGGGGGGAGAGAGGAAGGTATTGATGTATATTAGCACCAAACTCGACACCACAGAACAGCGACATCCGTCATGCACCAGACATGTGGCAGGAGTGGCAAAAGCCGTGCAGAAAACAGCACACATTGTGATGGGCCATGCCCTACACATCCTGACCACGCACAGTGTGGTGGCCTATGTGAACTCACAAACGTTCACAATGACGTCTCTAAGACAGCAGAGGCTCAGCAAAATCTTAGAGGCACCACATTTCACTTTTGTCCATGAGGGCATCAACATGGCTGATCGAATGGGGGGCGGGGCACCCCACGAATGTGAGGCCAGGGTTAGGAAAGAGGAAAAGGTCAGGGAGGACCTAGCAGCCGAACAGATAGAAGGTACGGAGGAGTGGTTTACTGATGGATGTTGTTTTCGAACAGAGAGTGGAAGTTTGCAAGCAGGGTTTGCAGTGGTAGCGAGGGAAGGCCTGGGATTCaggacactgaaagcagagagACTGGAGGGGGCCCAATCGGCCCAGAGAGCGgagatcagggcagtcattgaaGCTTTAAAATTGGCCGAAGGTAAAGCAGTCACCCTCTATTCAGACTCAGCGTATGCGGTGGGGGCTGTGCATGTGGAACTCAGCCAGTGGCTGAGGGCTGGGTTCTTAACGGCAGGAAACAAACCGATTAAGCATGAGGCAGATATGAGAGAGTTAGCGGAGGCATTGATGCTTCCGGAGAAAATAGCTGTGGTAAAGTGCAAAGGACATGAGGGGTCAGGGACAGTGATAGCACGAGGCAATCAAGCAGCAGATGCGGAAGCAAAAGTGGCAGCGGGGTATGAGGTAAGCAGGCAGATGGTTACAGTAGAAGAGGAACTGGAGGGACAGGGCAGGCTGACCTCAAGCAGGATCCGAGTCATGCAGGCGCAAGCCTCCCCAGAGGAGAAGAACATGTGGGCAGAAAAGGGGGGCATAGAAACAGAGGGCCTGTGGTGTAATAGGGAGGGGAAGCCAGCCCTCCCTATGGGAATTAGGCAACAGGTCATAGAGGAGGCACACGGTGTGGGGCATGTGGGGACAGGACAGATGCTTCACAATTTGAGAGCATGGTGGCATCCGTTCCTGAAGGATATGGTAAAGGAGTTTGTGAGAAGCTGTGAGATATGTGCGCTGCACAACCCAAGACCCACGGTAAAACCAGAAAAGGGTCAGTTTCCAGCATGTCATAGGACTGGAGAGGAAATAGTCCTAGACTACACCGACATGATAATACCGGTGCGTGGGATGCGATATGTGCTGATGTGTGTGGATGCATTCTCAGGGTGGCCAGAAGCCTGGCCCACTAGGAGAGAAGACGGGGCCTCGGTGGTGAAGTTCCTAGTAAACCACTATATACCCAGGCATGGGTTCCCCGAGAGGGTGAGGTCAGACAATGGTTCACATTTCAAAAGCGAGGATCTGCAGAAGGCAGAAAGGGCGTTGGGACTTAAACATGCATTCGGGACAGTGTATCATCCTCAGTCCCAGGGGAAGGTGGAACGCATGAACCAGACGGTCAAACAAAAATTGGCAAAAATCTGTGCACAGACTAAATTGAATTGGGTTGAGGCATTACCCCTGGCACTAATGTCAATCAGGTGCTCCATAAATCGGGGAACAGGGTTCACTCCGTTCGAGTTGCAGACAGGACGACAATTCCCAGGGCCCTACGGAGGACTCGAGGGGAAACCTGAACAAGGAGGGGTAAGCACGGCCAAAGCATATTATGAGGAGTTACAGGTGCTGGTGACAGATTTCTCCAAGCAGGTTCAGGAAACGAGACCAGGGGCCCAGCCAGCCAAGCCACATACAGCGGAGTGGGTCCTTCTGAAGGTCATCAAAAGGAAGTGGTCAGAGCCCAGGTGGACCGGCCCCTTCCAAGTCACGGAACGGACGTCTCACGCAGTGCGGCTGAAAGGCAAAGGTGAAACCTGGTACCATTGGAGCCAGTGCGCAGCGGTAGCAGAGCCCAGCAGATCACTCGCCGAGATCCAGGAGGACCTCGCCGACAGCGCAAAGCAACCCGGTTCGGCTGAACCGGCAGTAACTCAGGTCCCAGCAGTAGGGGCAGAATAA